The following coding sequences lie in one Meriones unguiculatus strain TT.TT164.6M chromosome 5 unlocalized genomic scaffold, Bangor_MerUng_6.1 Chr5_unordered_Scaffold_121, whole genome shotgun sequence genomic window:
- the LOC132650319 gene encoding C-type lectin domain family 2 member D11-like produces MGTPDTSVGMLTATDCLPEGQMDKKLQEKYLSITSPEAPAKLYCCYVVITVLTVAVTALSVALAVRKNEQGPVKNTYAACPRHWIGFGNKCFHFAESTSNWTFSQASCVAQEAQLARFDNLEELGFLRRYKGTLDYWIGLHRESPQLPWRWTDNTEYNSTFPIRGVANHAYLSNNGISSARVYVDKRWICSKPNSYNLHSQNHFSSLCQEMLVGTHIFSLKYN; encoded by the exons ataaaaagctgcaagaaaaataTCTCAGCATCACATCTCCTGAGGCTCCTGCTAAGCTTTACTGCTGCTATGTAGTGATCACAGTCCTCACTGTAGCTGTGACTGCGCTTTCTGTTGCTTTGGCAG tAAGAAAGAATGAACAGGGCCCAGTGAAAAACACCTATGCTGCTTGCCCAAGACACTGGATTGGATTtggaaataaatgttttcattttgctgAATCCACAAGTAACTGGACCTTCAGCCAGGCCTCCTGTGTGGCACAAGAGGCCCAACTTGCTCGATTTGACAACCTGGAGGAGCTG ggtttcctAAGGAGATACAAGGGGACTTTGGACTACTGGATCGGCCTGCACAGAGAGTCACCACAACTCCCTTGGAGATGGACAGACAACACTGAGTATAATAGCAC atTTCCCATCCGGGGAGTGGCAAACCATGCCTACCTCAGCAACAACGGGATCAGCAGTGCCAGGGTCTATGTAGATAAAAGATGGATCTGTAGCAAGCCCAACAGCTATAACCTCCATAGCCAAAATCATTTTTCTAGCCTTTGCCAAGAGATGCTTGTTGGCACTCATATATTTAGTTTAAAGTACAATTAA
- the LOC132650320 gene encoding C-type lectin domain family 2 member D11-like, translating into MGAAKTEEASKGMLKTEPATPDCLQEVDMGKKLQGKCLRIASLESPAMLYISYVVITVLTVAVIVLSVALAVRKNEQTPVKNTYAACPLHWIGFGNKCFHFSESTSNWTFSQTSCVAQEAQLPRFDNLEELGFLRRYKGTLDYWIGLHRESPQLPWRWTDNTEYNSTFPIRGKENHAYLNNNGVSSARVYADQRWICSKPNSYTLQC; encoded by the exons ATGGGTGCTGCAAAGACTGAAGAGGCGTCCAAGGGCATGCTGAAGACAGAGCCCGCTACTCCAGACTGCCTGCAAGAAGTAGACATGG gtaaaaagCTCCAAGGAAAATGTCTCAGAATTGCCTCCCTTGAGTCTCCTGCTATGCTTTACATCAGCTATGTAGTGATCACAGTCCTCACTGTAGCAGTAATTGTGCTTTCTGTTGCTTTGGCAG tAAGAAAGAATGAACAGACACCAGTGAAAAACACCTATGCTGCTTGCCCATTACACTGGATTGGATTTGGaaacaaatgttttcatttttctgaatccACAAGTAACTGGACCTTCAGCCAGACCTCCTGTGTGGCACAAGAGGCACAACTTCCTCGATTTGACAACCTGGAGGAGCTG ggtttcctAAGGAGATACAAGGGGACTTTGGACTACTGGATCGGTTTGCACAGAGAGTCACCACAACTCCCTTGGAGATGGACAGACAACACTGAGTATAACAGCAC GTTTCCCATCCGGGGAAAGGAAAACCATGCCTACCTGAACAACAATGGGGTCAGCAGTGCCAGGGTCTATGCAGATCAAAGATGGATCTGTAGCAAACCCAACAGCTATACCCTCCAGTGCtaa